From Candidatus Dormiibacterota bacterium, a single genomic window includes:
- a CDS encoding aldo/keto reductase, with the protein MQASRHSPAKPASAAGTLVLGDRVVNRVGFGAMRLCGPGVWGPPADPQNAVAVVRRAVQLGVTFIDTADSYGPDVSEELIAQALHPYPADVVVATKGGLTRGGPGEWARDCRPERLKSCLEGSLRRLRLDCIELYQLHAVDPNVPWEDQVGVLAEMRAAGKIRQVGLSNVDVEHLEAARRIVPVVSVQNRYNVGDRASEPVLTYCAQHGLAFIPWFPLDAGDVRKHEGIDAIARAHGASAYDVALAWLLHHAPVTLPIPGTQSLQHLEENVAVAALRLTDEEYAALDRSAA; encoded by the coding sequence ATGCAAGCATCGCGGCACTCGCCGGCTAAGCCGGCATCGGCAGCAGGAACGCTTGTGCTGGGCGATCGCGTCGTCAATCGCGTCGGCTTCGGGGCGATGCGTCTGTGCGGCCCCGGCGTATGGGGACCGCCGGCGGATCCGCAGAACGCCGTTGCGGTCGTGCGCCGCGCGGTGCAGCTCGGCGTGACCTTCATCGATACCGCAGACTCGTATGGCCCCGACGTGAGCGAAGAGCTCATCGCGCAGGCGTTGCACCCCTACCCCGCAGATGTGGTCGTGGCGACGAAGGGAGGGCTCACGCGAGGCGGACCCGGCGAATGGGCGCGCGATTGCCGGCCGGAGCGGTTGAAGAGCTGTCTCGAAGGCAGTCTGCGCCGCCTGCGGCTGGATTGCATCGAGCTCTATCAATTGCATGCGGTGGACCCGAACGTCCCATGGGAGGACCAAGTCGGCGTGCTTGCGGAGATGCGAGCTGCGGGAAAGATCCGGCAGGTCGGGCTCTCGAACGTGGACGTCGAGCACCTCGAAGCAGCGCGGCGCATCGTGCCCGTCGTCTCCGTTCAAAACCGGTACAATGTCGGTGATCGCGCGAGCGAGCCGGTGCTGACGTACTGCGCGCAGCACGGCCTAGCGTTCATCCCGTGGTTTCCGCTGGACGCCGGCGACGTGCGTAAGCACGAAGGAATCGACGCGATTGCGCGCGCACATGGTGCGAGCGCATACGACGTGGCGCTTGCGTGGCTTCTGCACCACGCACCCGTGACGTTGCCGATTCCCGGAACGCAATCGCTGCAGCATCTCGAAGAGAACGTTGCCGTCGCGGCGCTGCGCTTGACCGACGAGGAGTACGCCGCGCTCGATCGTTCGGCGGCATAA
- a CDS encoding SpoIIE family protein phosphatase, which translates to MTTAFLLVAFVLAVALIQASVQHMIVRGEAMRAAEIDRALVLRLQIDEETSLRGFMLTGDRSFLLPFRRARARLPSAFATLERRLQRLASPLVSVVHEQRALNERWITSVALPIVARRNRADRHALELQGKRQIDRFRELSTLTSAAVNRLADAADREASLDLHRILIGSGVLGVVLALALVFYAGVQMRLSRALSTQADEYERLRRIAAALQESFLVEPLPDVPNLSFDALYAPAVEQARVGGDWYGVFALPDGRVFFSMGDVAGHGVAAAVLMTRVRQTILSMALHERDPSVILTRANEVLRLRTETLVTALCGFIVPQTREISYASAGHPPPLLVTPEGGSVYLPKGGAPLGITIDPAARTFTRRASAGCVLVLYTDGITEFDRDVVRGEQRLRAVAETVTKEGGDRPAEAIVRRTLSGVEQRDDIAVLVVRFLRDASALLAEERTSETA; encoded by the coding sequence GTGACGACTGCGTTCCTTTTGGTCGCCTTCGTCCTCGCGGTCGCGCTGATTCAGGCAAGCGTCCAACACATGATCGTGCGAGGGGAGGCGATGCGCGCGGCCGAGATCGATCGCGCGCTCGTCCTCCGCTTGCAGATCGACGAGGAAACGAGCCTGCGCGGCTTTATGCTCACCGGCGACCGCTCGTTTCTCCTTCCGTTCCGTCGGGCGCGCGCGCGACTTCCGAGCGCCTTTGCGACCCTCGAGCGTCGCTTGCAGCGTTTAGCGTCGCCGCTCGTCTCCGTGGTGCACGAGCAGCGAGCGCTCAACGAGCGGTGGATTACCAGCGTTGCTCTGCCGATCGTCGCGCGCCGCAATCGCGCCGACCGGCATGCCTTGGAGTTGCAAGGAAAAAGGCAGATCGATCGTTTTCGTGAGCTCTCGACCCTCACCAGCGCGGCAGTGAACAGGCTCGCCGATGCGGCCGACCGCGAGGCTAGCCTCGATCTGCATCGCATCTTGATCGGAAGCGGAGTTCTTGGGGTTGTGCTTGCATTGGCGCTGGTCTTCTACGCGGGAGTGCAGATGCGGCTCAGCAGGGCTCTGTCGACGCAGGCGGATGAATACGAGCGGTTGCGCCGCATCGCTGCAGCGCTGCAAGAGTCCTTTCTCGTCGAACCGCTGCCTGACGTCCCGAATCTCTCGTTCGACGCGCTCTACGCGCCGGCAGTCGAGCAGGCGAGAGTCGGCGGCGACTGGTACGGCGTCTTCGCTCTCCCGGACGGTCGCGTTTTTTTCTCGATGGGCGACGTCGCCGGACACGGCGTGGCCGCAGCGGTCCTCATGACGCGCGTTCGCCAGACGATTCTTTCCATGGCGCTGCACGAGCGAGATCCATCGGTCATTCTCACGCGCGCAAACGAGGTCTTGCGGCTGCGCACCGAAACTCTGGTGACCGCGCTGTGCGGCTTCATCGTTCCGCAGACGCGGGAGATCTCGTACGCGAGCGCTGGACATCCGCCGCCGTTGCTCGTGACGCCGGAGGGAGGGTCCGTCTATCTCCCCAAAGGCGGGGCGCCGCTCGGCATAACGATCGACCCCGCTGCGCGGACGTTCACGCGTCGTGCGTCTGCCGGCTGCGTTCTGGTCCTCTACACCGACGGCATCACCGAGTTCGATCGCGATGTCGTGCGCGGCGAGCAGCGGTTGCGTGCCGTCGCGGAGACCGTGACGAAGGAGGGTGGCGACCGCCCCGCTGAGGCGATCGTGCGCCGTACGTTGAGCGGCGTCGAGCAGCGCGACGACATCGCGGTGCTCGTCGTGCGCTTTCTTCGCGACGCCTCTGCGTTGCTTGCGGAAGAAAGAACGAGCGAGACGGCGTAG
- a CDS encoding polyprenyl synthetase family protein produces the protein MSTPLASTPVDALPSILTTYPPRVAEAMREETLAPKSMTGRMSGYHIGWLDDVGRERRAVTGKLVRPSLCLWACEACGGEAGDAIPAATAVEWVHNFTLVHDDIQDGDRDRHGRPTVWAVWGVAQAINAGDALHALAFRVLTESGVDPERTLRAVRALSTATLEVVEGQCLDLALEGRVQIPVRAYLRMVRAKTGALLGAALEMGALTAGAPLATVRRFRRAGYLLGLSFQMRDDWLGTWGDSAVTGKSSAGDVGRRKASLPLVAAYHALPPAAQRRLLRAFAERSDEATCEIRALLDDAGGACLTRDAPLQFAQKSVSVVASCDVPARFLSAFREMALYVANRSR, from the coding sequence TTGAGTACGCCTTTAGCATCGACACCGGTCGACGCGCTGCCGTCGATCCTTACGACCTATCCGCCGCGCGTCGCCGAAGCGATGCGCGAAGAAACGCTTGCGCCGAAGTCGATGACGGGTCGCATGTCGGGATATCATATCGGGTGGCTCGACGACGTGGGCCGCGAGCGCCGGGCCGTCACGGGGAAGCTCGTGCGCCCGAGTCTGTGCCTGTGGGCGTGTGAAGCGTGCGGCGGCGAGGCCGGCGACGCGATCCCCGCGGCGACGGCAGTCGAGTGGGTGCACAACTTCACGCTCGTGCACGATGACATTCAAGACGGCGATCGCGACCGGCACGGACGTCCGACGGTGTGGGCGGTATGGGGCGTCGCGCAGGCGATCAACGCGGGCGACGCACTGCACGCGCTCGCGTTTCGCGTTCTGACGGAGAGCGGCGTCGATCCGGAGCGCACGCTGCGCGCCGTTCGCGCGCTCTCCACGGCAACGCTGGAGGTGGTCGAGGGTCAGTGTCTCGATTTGGCGCTCGAGGGTCGCGTGCAGATCCCGGTACGCGCATACCTACGCATGGTGCGTGCGAAGACCGGGGCGTTGCTCGGTGCGGCCCTCGAAATGGGCGCGTTGACGGCCGGAGCACCGCTCGCGACGGTGCGCCGTTTTCGGCGAGCCGGATATCTGCTCGGCCTGTCCTTCCAAATGCGCGACGATTGGCTCGGCACGTGGGGCGACTCTGCGGTCACGGGAAAATCGAGTGCCGGTGACGTCGGACGGCGCAAGGCCTCGCTTCCGCTCGTCGCTGCCTATCACGCGCTCCCCCCGGCCGCGCAACGCCGCCTCTTGCGCGCATTTGCAGAACGCAGCGATGAGGCGACGTGCGAGATTCGTGCACTCCTGGACGACGCGGGCGGAGCGTGCTTGACGCGCGACGCGCCGCTACAGTTCGCGCAGAAATCGGTCTCCGTGGTCGCCTCGTGCGACGTGCCGGCGCGATTCCTTTCCGCATTCCGCGAGATGGCGCTTTATGTTGCAAACCGATCTCGCTAA
- a CDS encoding N-acetylmuramoyl-L-alanine amidase, with translation MSSIRRCAARIGSVAAALAFVAGTCCAARAAGNASELRIVNAAFVSVNDASLRGVLRAIGATLTWRRGRRDVIVTTASHELVTFTVGDRRYEAGSVSAQAPFAPYLKAGVPFLPTAPLLSALALGSAPQGRTLVLEPEISSLDVRSSGAGTTIVAVAAMPLRPRVVRQAPRQVTYAFDGVGSTVSGTRPVGGGGVRDVAVRSVGRVPSTRTFITVDLLAGARLGASRSDDGRDFSVSVAGNARPSVHATIPAPRPSGTQVTAVDVIPATGSFTVAIAIAGDARYAWHHLPPPDNRFWIDVEGARLDAPPRDDRWIGRVTGVRVHQDTPDTVRVALSLADPAALTVVPSATGVRIVIGSAAALDAPRAGSGSIGSLVAASVQALPPTPAPAATALLTPAPYHPQYVATNPRLIVIDPGHGGNDPGVVRGSVQEKTLTLDIAQRLRAVLVARGWQVRLTRTTDIAVDGSAASDRDELQARDDVANDNGARMFVSIHVNAYAPDPGPNGTTSFYSKPEDVPLARDVENAIAAGAGMRNDGIVKSKLYVTLHARMPAVLVETAFITNASDFAKLVSPAWRERVAESIADGIETYARENPVATPPPGQ, from the coding sequence TTGAGCTCGATACGCCGCTGCGCCGCTCGGATTGGTAGCGTCGCAGCCGCTCTCGCGTTCGTCGCCGGCACCTGCTGTGCGGCGCGCGCTGCGGGCAACGCGAGCGAGCTGCGGATCGTCAACGCTGCGTTCGTCTCGGTGAACGACGCATCGCTGCGCGGCGTTCTGCGCGCGATCGGTGCGACGCTTACGTGGCGCCGGGGCCGGCGCGACGTCATCGTTACGACGGCGAGTCACGAGCTCGTCACGTTCACGGTCGGCGACCGGCGATACGAAGCCGGAAGCGTGAGCGCTCAGGCCCCGTTCGCGCCGTACCTCAAAGCCGGGGTGCCGTTCCTCCCGACTGCTCCGCTCCTCTCCGCGCTGGCCTTAGGCTCGGCTCCGCAAGGCCGCACGCTGGTGCTCGAACCGGAAATCTCGTCGCTCGACGTCCGCAGCAGCGGCGCCGGCACGACGATCGTCGCCGTCGCCGCAATGCCCTTGCGTCCGCGCGTCGTGCGCCAAGCGCCGCGGCAGGTAACCTACGCGTTCGACGGCGTCGGCTCGACGGTTTCCGGTACGCGTCCCGTCGGCGGCGGCGGCGTGCGCGACGTCGCCGTGCGCTCGGTCGGGCGCGTGCCGTCGACGCGTACCTTCATTACTGTCGACCTGCTTGCCGGAGCGCGTCTTGGCGCGTCGCGCAGCGACGACGGGCGAGATTTCAGCGTCTCGGTTGCCGGCAACGCTCGTCCTAGCGTGCACGCAACGATCCCGGCACCGCGGCCGTCGGGCACGCAGGTGACGGCAGTCGACGTGATCCCCGCTACCGGCAGCTTTACCGTGGCGATCGCGATTGCCGGCGACGCGCGCTACGCGTGGCATCACTTGCCGCCGCCGGACAACCGCTTCTGGATAGACGTGGAAGGCGCGCGCTTGGACGCGCCACCGCGCGACGATCGCTGGATCGGGCGCGTCACCGGCGTTCGCGTACACCAAGACACGCCGGACACGGTGCGCGTCGCCCTTTCGCTGGCGGACCCTGCTGCGCTCACCGTCGTTCCGTCGGCAACCGGCGTGCGCATCGTCATCGGGAGTGCGGCCGCGCTCGACGCGCCGCGTGCGGGCAGCGGCAGCATCGGCAGTCTCGTTGCCGCCTCGGTGCAGGCCTTGCCACCAACGCCCGCGCCGGCCGCCACCGCTCTGCTGACGCCCGCTCCATACCATCCGCAGTACGTTGCGACGAATCCGCGGCTCATCGTCATCGATCCCGGCCATGGGGGCAACGATCCGGGCGTCGTGCGCGGCAGCGTCCAGGAGAAGACGCTCACCCTAGACATCGCGCAACGTCTGCGCGCGGTTCTCGTCGCCCGCGGGTGGCAGGTGCGCTTGACACGCACGACCGATATCGCTGTCGATGGTTCCGCCGCCTCGGATCGCGACGAACTCCAAGCACGCGACGACGTTGCCAACGACAACGGCGCTCGGATGTTCGTCTCGATTCACGTCAACGCGTATGCGCCCGATCCCGGGCCCAACGGTACGACGAGCTTCTATTCGAAGCCGGAGGACGTTCCGCTCGCTCGCGACGTCGAGAACGCCATCGCGGCCGGCGCGGGAATGCGTAACGACGGCATCGTCAAGAGCAAACTGTACGTGACGCTGCACGCGCGGATGCCGGCCGTTCTCGTCGAGACCGCGTTCATCACCAATGCGAGCGATTTTGCCAAGCTCGTATCGCCGGCGTGGCGCGAGCGCGTAGCGGAGTCCATCGCCGACGGCATCGAAACGTACGCGCGCGAAAATCCCGTGGCAACGCCGCCTCCCGGCCAGTGA
- a CDS encoding SpoIIE family protein phosphatase: protein MERFAAIADAMPQLVWVAFPDGRVEYYNRRWVAYTGLTTEETNHEYGSAKGTVHPDDLPPMWERWTNALAGGTAYEIEYRLREAATGLYRWFIARATPVRDENGAILRWIGTCTDVDDQRRARDSLALTAQASEILFASFDVEKAFVGLCELIVSRAADIALVLLADDDGRLRPVATAHRDPERGRMVASLRGERVLTPDAERNEWQRLREGRPRVIGDLNLEAGRGQLWPYLATAVAPLHPRSSLTIPLHARGITFGGLYLFYGDGTRMLDERDVPVFEDIGRRASIAMENAKSFERERRIAETLQRAALPLALARLPGLHLDAIFQPGAEEAEIGGDWYDSVLLRDGSLLVDIGDVMGRGIGAAAIMSRVRQIIAVAALYERDPSAILDAADHIVRQGFPDLLITAFCGIVNPERTLIRYANAGHRPPFLRRRGEIVELQSTGLPLGVRNAASSETKSASLGGADLLVLYTDGLVEDRKTLLDGEERLRAVMRSDAVLHARSPASFIRDACVREDRSDDVAILTMRFSDQEGWTFTAENAQAANDARSDFVRYLRMHVSDESAIESAELVFGELIGNVVRHASGGIDVHLEWHGERPMLHVIDRGAAFGRGAGLPNDPLSEGGRGLFIAQQLSDRLAIEHVRGYGNHVVAELRLRRGT, encoded by the coding sequence GTGGAGCGTTTTGCAGCTATTGCCGATGCGATGCCGCAGCTCGTGTGGGTCGCCTTCCCGGACGGACGCGTCGAGTATTACAATCGCCGCTGGGTCGCCTACACCGGTCTCACGACGGAAGAGACGAATCACGAATACGGCAGCGCGAAGGGTACGGTCCATCCCGACGATCTGCCGCCGATGTGGGAGCGCTGGACGAATGCGCTTGCCGGCGGCACGGCGTACGAAATCGAGTACCGCCTGCGCGAAGCGGCTACCGGGCTCTACCGCTGGTTCATCGCACGCGCGACGCCGGTCCGCGACGAGAATGGCGCGATCTTGCGATGGATCGGCACCTGCACCGATGTCGACGATCAGCGTCGCGCGCGCGATAGCCTCGCGCTGACGGCACAGGCCAGCGAGATTCTCTTCGCGTCCTTCGACGTCGAGAAAGCGTTCGTGGGGCTCTGCGAGTTGATCGTGTCGCGCGCTGCAGATATCGCGCTCGTGCTTCTCGCCGACGACGACGGGCGTCTACGTCCCGTTGCGACCGCGCATCGCGATCCCGAGCGCGGTCGCATGGTGGCGAGCCTGCGTGGAGAGCGTGTGCTCACGCCGGACGCCGAACGCAACGAGTGGCAGAGGTTGCGCGAGGGAAGACCGCGCGTGATCGGCGATCTCAACCTGGAGGCGGGACGCGGTCAGCTTTGGCCGTATCTGGCAACCGCCGTCGCTCCGCTCCACCCGCGCTCGTCCCTGACGATTCCGCTGCACGCGCGCGGCATCACGTTCGGTGGGCTGTACCTTTTCTACGGCGACGGTACTCGCATGCTGGACGAGCGCGACGTGCCGGTCTTCGAGGATATCGGCAGACGGGCGTCGATCGCCATGGAGAACGCGAAGAGCTTCGAGCGAGAACGCAGGATTGCCGAGACGCTGCAGCGCGCGGCGCTGCCGCTCGCGCTCGCGAGGTTGCCCGGTCTGCACCTCGACGCCATCTTTCAGCCCGGCGCGGAGGAGGCGGAGATCGGCGGCGACTGGTACGATTCCGTCCTGTTGCGCGATGGTTCGCTGCTCGTCGACATCGGCGACGTCATGGGACGCGGCATCGGCGCCGCGGCGATCATGTCGCGGGTTCGCCAGATCATCGCCGTGGCGGCGCTGTACGAACGAGACCCGTCGGCGATTCTCGACGCGGCCGATCACATCGTGCGCCAAGGCTTCCCCGATCTTCTCATCACCGCATTCTGCGGAATCGTGAATCCGGAGCGCACGCTCATCCGGTACGCAAATGCGGGTCATCGTCCGCCGTTTCTACGACGGCGCGGCGAGATCGTCGAACTGCAATCGACGGGGCTTCCGCTCGGCGTGCGCAACGCGGCTTCCTCCGAGACGAAGAGCGCGTCCCTCGGCGGCGCCGACCTGCTCGTGCTCTACACCGACGGCCTCGTCGAGGATCGCAAGACGCTGCTCGACGGCGAAGAGCGTCTGCGCGCCGTGATGCGTAGCGACGCCGTGCTCCACGCGCGCTCGCCCGCGTCGTTCATCCGCGACGCCTGCGTGCGCGAGGACCGCAGCGACGACGTGGCGATTCTCACCATGCGATTCAGCGATCAGGAAGGCTGGACGTTCACGGCCGAAAATGCGCAGGCGGCGAACGACGCGCGAAGCGATTTCGTGCGCTATCTTCGGATGCACGTGAGCGACGAGAGCGCCATCGAATCGGCGGAGCTCGTTTTCGGAGAACTGATCGGCAACGTCGTCCGGCACGCAAGCGGCGGCATCGACGTTCATCTCGAGTGGCATGGCGAGCGTCCCATGCTGCACGTCATCGATCGCGGCGCGGCGTTCGGGCGAGGCGCCGGTCTGCCGAACGACCCCTTGAGCGAGGGCGGGCGCGGACTCTTCATCGCCCAGCAGCTGAGCGATCGCCTTGCGATCGAGCACGTGCGCGGGTACGGGAATCACGTTGTCGCGGAGCTGCGCCTCAGGCGCGGTACGTAG
- a CDS encoding DUF5996 family protein has protein sequence MQNLPALVYDEWRESLDTLHLWTQIVGKVRLKREPLVNHWWNVTLYVTPRGLTTSTMSAPNGGQFEISFDFVSHELRIDHSNGAQRAFALRPMSVAAFYERLMQELRAIGIDVRINTKPNEVPDAIPFENDTVHASYDPRYVERFAHALLFADRLCKTFRARFLGKASPVHFFWGSFDLATARFSGRPAPPHPGGFPNMPDWATREAYSHEDHSVGFWPGGFGLEALFYAYAYPQPTGFAEAAVAPATAAWNATLKEFVLPYEVVRASANPDGAVLDFFQSTYDAEATLAHWDPALERPREIP, from the coding sequence ATGCAAAACCTGCCAGCGCTCGTCTACGACGAGTGGAGAGAGAGCCTCGACACGCTGCACTTGTGGACCCAGATCGTCGGCAAGGTGCGCCTGAAGCGGGAACCGCTTGTCAACCACTGGTGGAACGTGACGCTGTACGTGACGCCGCGCGGCCTCACGACGTCGACGATGTCCGCTCCGAATGGCGGGCAGTTCGAAATCTCGTTCGATTTCGTTTCGCACGAGCTGCGGATCGACCACAGCAACGGAGCGCAACGAGCCTTCGCGTTGCGTCCCATGAGTGTTGCGGCGTTCTACGAGCGCCTGATGCAAGAGCTGCGCGCGATCGGCATCGACGTACGGATCAATACGAAGCCGAACGAGGTTCCCGATGCGATTCCCTTCGAGAACGATACCGTGCACGCGTCGTACGACCCGCGCTACGTCGAGCGCTTTGCGCACGCGTTGCTCTTCGCGGATCGCCTCTGTAAGACGTTTCGTGCGCGCTTCCTCGGGAAGGCGAGCCCGGTGCATTTCTTTTGGGGAAGTTTCGATCTCGCCACGGCGCGCTTCTCTGGCCGACCGGCTCCGCCGCATCCGGGCGGATTTCCGAACATGCCGGATTGGGCGACCCGCGAAGCCTACTCGCACGAGGATCACAGCGTCGGCTTCTGGCCCGGCGGCTTCGGATTGGAAGCGCTCTTCTACGCGTACGCCTATCCCCAGCCGACCGGCTTCGCGGAGGCGGCCGTCGCGCCCGCGACCGCCGCATGGAACGCAACGCTCAAGGAGTTCGTGCTACCGTATGAAGTGGTGCGCGCGTCGGCGAACCCCGACGGTGCGGTACTCGACTTCTTCCAGTCGACCTACGACGCCGAGGCGACGCTCGCGCATTGGGATCCGGCGCTCGAGCGGCCGCGCGAGATTCCGTAG
- a CDS encoding GerMN domain-containing protein — MKAPRIVALLVLLAVVAYVCWFFLFRPPPPTGLLTVYYTKLDGSTLGAWTISQRPREPNESSPQYLQYRALYAAIQAVTGPPSDVRAIRFPSGTHVNAVTVAGPDADVDLSSEVTHQAGTFGENGEFKALVYTLTGIRGIDAVQVTVDGRRLQTLPHGSLELDTPLRRSDW, encoded by the coding sequence GTGAAGGCCCCCCGTATCGTCGCGCTACTCGTGCTTCTCGCGGTGGTCGCATACGTGTGCTGGTTCTTTCTGTTTCGTCCGCCACCGCCAACGGGACTGCTCACCGTCTATTATACGAAGCTCGACGGCTCGACGCTCGGAGCGTGGACGATCTCGCAGCGCCCGAGAGAACCGAACGAGAGCTCGCCGCAATATCTGCAGTATCGCGCGCTCTACGCTGCCATCCAGGCAGTCACGGGACCACCGAGCGACGTACGAGCGATCCGCTTTCCCAGCGGGACGCACGTGAACGCCGTAACGGTCGCGGGCCCCGACGCCGACGTCGATCTCTCGAGTGAGGTGACGCATCAAGCCGGTACGTTCGGTGAAAACGGCGAGTTCAAAGCGCTCGTCTACACGCTGACGGGCATCCGCGGCATCGATGCCGTCCAAGTGACCGTCGACGGACGCCGGTTGCAAACGCTCCCACACGGAAGTCTTGAGCTCGATACGCCGCTGCGCCGCTCGGATTGGTAG
- the murI gene encoding glutamate racemase, translating to MIGLFDSGLGGLTVLRRLRERLPQADLVYFADQAHVPYGDKNVNELRELLRTNVAWLNDYGCELIAMACNTSCSIANDYGWPISRARIFDLIDAAACAVEAAGCRRVAVLATTATVRSGAYARAIRARIANARVTEIAAPRLVPLVESGAGATEVEAAVSALCASVPREIDALVYGCTHYPLLDATFARYVGTGVARIDPAIEQASRVALAAERAGISVESGATHYVTTGDRETFDASIAALAG from the coding sequence GTGATCGGTCTTTTCGATTCCGGACTCGGCGGCCTGACGGTGTTGCGACGCCTGCGCGAACGGCTTCCCCAAGCCGACCTCGTCTACTTTGCGGATCAGGCGCACGTGCCGTACGGCGACAAGAACGTGAACGAACTCCGCGAGCTGCTCCGCACCAACGTCGCGTGGTTGAACGATTACGGCTGCGAACTCATCGCCATGGCCTGCAACACGAGCTGCTCGATCGCCAACGACTACGGGTGGCCGATCTCCCGCGCGCGGATTTTCGACCTGATCGATGCCGCGGCATGCGCTGTCGAAGCCGCAGGCTGCCGCCGCGTCGCCGTGCTCGCAACGACGGCGACGGTGCGCTCCGGAGCATACGCGCGCGCGATTCGCGCGCGCATCGCGAATGCGCGCGTCACGGAGATCGCCGCACCGCGCCTCGTTCCGCTCGTCGAGTCGGGCGCGGGCGCGACCGAGGTCGAGGCGGCCGTTTCCGCGTTGTGCGCGAGCGTGCCGCGTGAGATCGATGCGCTCGTGTACGGCTGCACGCACTACCCGCTGCTCGACGCGACGTTCGCGCGCTACGTCGGCACCGGTGTAGCGCGCATCGACCCCGCGATCGAACAAGCAAGCCGAGTTGCGCTCGCCGCCGAGCGTGCAGGCATTTCGGTTGAAAGCGGAGCAACGCACTATGTCACGACGGGTGACAGGGAGACATTCGATGCAAGCATCGCGGCACTCGCCGGCTAA